The genomic region GCCGTGAGTAGCAGCCAGGTCCAGCGCATCGGTTAACCCCCCAGTGGTCGACCGATGCTAGCGGATATGCCGGGGCGCGCGCATACCACCAGGGGGGTATGGCCGACCGGTGAATAGGCGGGTAGTTTGTGCGTATAAACGTTTGAGTGCTTGAATTGACAAGTGCTTGAGCGTCGGAGCGTGCGAATGGTTAAGAGAGTATGTGGTGTGTGTGGGTGTATGTTGACTCTGTGCGGCTGCTTTGGCCTGGCCGCCACGGACGACGATGGGCGGGAGCTGGGGACCCTGGATGCGTCGGATGTGATGGCCGACCTCCGCATGGAGCTCGACGTTGCCGAGGCGTGCCTCCCTGCCTTGCACCCGGGGATGAGCGACGAGCTCCGCGCCTGCCTGTCGGGGGTGGCGGCTGCGTTGAGCGCCATGCGCGCCACGCTCGACGGGCGTAGGGCGTAGGGTGGGTGTCTAAACGTTTGGGCGTGTGGACGTGTGGACGTGTATCGGCTTATGTTGATGATGGAGGTGCGGACGTGATTGTTGCTCTCATGAGTCAGAAGGGGGGGGTCGGTAAGTCGACCCTCGCGGCCGCGGTGGCGTGGGAACTCCACACACGCGGCCACTCGGTCCTGGTCGTAGACGCCGACCCTCAAGGGACGGTGGTCGCGACAGGGGAGGCCGCGGCGGAGCAGGGAGTGCCAGCGCCCACGATTGTGGCGCTGGGCAAGGACATGTGGCGGCCCGAACAGCTCCCACGCCTGGCCGAGAGCTACGACATGGTGGTCATCGACACCCCGGGTAGGGCCGGGGACATCCAGCGCGCCGCCCTGATGGTCAGTGGAGTCGCAGTCATCCCCATTGGGCAGACGGCTGCCGACGCGTGGGCGACGCGCAAGGCCCTGGAGGTGGTCGAGGAGGCCCAGATATCGCGCCCCGAGCTCCAGGCCGTCCTCTGCTGCGCCAAGGTCCAGCCCCACACCGTCGTGGGCAGAGGCGCGAGGGATGTTGCGGAGGGCGCAGGTGTCCGCGTGCTCCGCACCGAGATTACGTATCGCGTCGGCTGGCAGGAGTGTCTAGGCGCAGGCATGGGGGCCGGGCAGTACACGGACCCGGTTGCTGCGGAGGAGACCCGCGCCCTCGTGGACGAGCTCCTCGCGCTCGGCGGAACGCGGACGAAGACGAAGACGAAGACGAAGACGAAGAAGAAGGAGGGACACCACCGTGGTCGCTAAGAAGAAGGGGAAGCCGAAACACTCCATCAAGGCCCCAGCCGTTGCCGAGGCATTTGTCGCGGGCGCCAGCCCTGCCGCCCC from Myxococcus stipitatus harbors:
- a CDS encoding AAA family ATPase, translated to MIVALMSQKGGVGKSTLAAAVAWELHTRGHSVLVVDADPQGTVVATGEAAAEQGVPAPTIVALGKDMWRPEQLPRLAESYDMVVIDTPGRAGDIQRAALMVSGVAVIPIGQTAADAWATRKALEVVEEAQISRPELQAVLCCAKVQPHTVVGRGARDVAEGAGVRVLRTEITYRVGWQECLGAGMGAGQYTDPVAAEETRALVDELLALGGTRTKTKTKTKTKKKEGHHRGR